TAATATTAAAACAATTGAGAAACTGAAACCCTGCTTACATAATTAAATATTTGATAAAGAGTTAATTAGATTGCTTCATTCCTTTCTTACTTGCGTTAAGAATTGTTACTCCTATTACCTCTCCTTTTTCGTATCTGATAATAATATCATCATCTGTAAATTCAGTGTCATCTGCGTGACTGGGTTTCTTAAAATTCAGGTACAATACATCTGCTTCTGCATCATAGCTTGACCAAATACGCTCAAAGGGAATATTTATAATTTGGGGTACGATATCTATAATTTTTTCAACTTCTAAAGCGGCCATAATTTCATTCTCCTTTCAATTTGTTTTTTTCGTCGAGTTATAAAAGCTGTAATTACAAATCCATCCTTTAAATCAATTTCTTTATATATTACTATTAGAAATTTATCCTTCTTGATTTCTTTAATTGCGATAAGCTAACCTGTACTACCTAAATAAACGGCTTCAGGCGATTCTATTGTTTCTAGTACTTCAAAGTATAGTCCGGCCATTTCAGAGTGTTCTTCTGTAATGTGAAACCATCTTTCATCAGTTAATCTGATATTAACTTTATTCTTTGATAGAGCGAATTTCATCGATTTTATTACAAAGGCAAATTAAGTAA
The genomic region above belongs to Ignavibacteria bacterium and contains:
- a CDS encoding DUF2283 domain-containing protein, which produces MAALEVEKIIDIVPQIINIPFERIWSSYDAEADVLYLNFKKPSHADDTEFTDDDIIIRYEKGEVIGVTILNASKKGMKQSN